One Brassica napus cultivar Da-Ae chromosome A5, Da-Ae, whole genome shotgun sequence DNA window includes the following coding sequences:
- the LOC106450770 gene encoding thylakoid lumenal 15 kDa protein 1, chloroplastic isoform X1 — protein MAILSNVSFPCSNISLKPSLSSSRHHCLIRCSLQEGKEVVSPLVWSLGEEVSKRSLLALVSASLFFVDPALAFKGGGPYGQGVTRGQDLSGKDFSGQTLIRQDFKTSILRQANFKGAKLLGASFFDADLTGADLSETDLRGADFSLANVTKVNLTNANLEGATATGNTSFKGSNITGADFTDVPLRDDQREYLCKIADGVNATTGNATRDTLLCN, from the exons ATGGCAATTCTCAGCAACGTCTCGTTTCCCTGCAGCAACATCTCTCTAAAaccatctctctcttcttctcgtcATCATTGTCTCATTCGCTGCTCACTG CAGGAAGGGAAAGAAGTGGTGAGTCCATTGGTTTGGTCATTAGGAGAAGAGGTTTCAAAGAGAAGCTTACTTGCACTTGTCTCTGCTTCTCTCTTCTTTGTTGATCCTGCTCTTGCTTTTAAG GGTGGAGGTCCGTATGGACAAGGAGTCACGAGGGGACAGGACTTATCCGGCAAAGACTTCAGTGGCCAGACTCTGATCAGGCAGGACTTCAAAACG TCCATCCTAAGGCAAGCCAACTTCAAGGGTGCTAAGTTGTTAGGTGCTAGCTTCTTTGATGCAGACCTAACAG GTGCTGATTTATCCGAAACTGATCTCCGAGGTGCAGATTTCTCCTTGGCTAACGTAACAAAG GTGAATTTAACAAACGCTAACTTGGAAGGAGCAACTGCTACTGGAAACACATCATTCAAGGGATCAAACATCACAGGCGCAg ATTTCACTGATGTTCCTCTAAGAGATGATCAACGAGAATACCTTTGCAAAATCGCTGATGG GGTTAATGCGACCACTGGGAATGCCACACGAGACACATTGCTCTGCAACTAA
- the LOC106450770 gene encoding thylakoid lumenal 15 kDa protein 1, chloroplastic isoform X2 — protein MAILSNVSFPCSNISLKPSLSSSRHHCLIRCSLEGKEVVSPLVWSLGEEVSKRSLLALVSASLFFVDPALAFKGGGPYGQGVTRGQDLSGKDFSGQTLIRQDFKTSILRQANFKGAKLLGASFFDADLTGADLSETDLRGADFSLANVTKVNLTNANLEGATATGNTSFKGSNITGADFTDVPLRDDQREYLCKIADGVNATTGNATRDTLLCN, from the exons ATGGCAATTCTCAGCAACGTCTCGTTTCCCTGCAGCAACATCTCTCTAAAaccatctctctcttcttctcgtcATCATTGTCTCATTCGCTGCTCACTG GAAGGGAAAGAAGTGGTGAGTCCATTGGTTTGGTCATTAGGAGAAGAGGTTTCAAAGAGAAGCTTACTTGCACTTGTCTCTGCTTCTCTCTTCTTTGTTGATCCTGCTCTTGCTTTTAAG GGTGGAGGTCCGTATGGACAAGGAGTCACGAGGGGACAGGACTTATCCGGCAAAGACTTCAGTGGCCAGACTCTGATCAGGCAGGACTTCAAAACG TCCATCCTAAGGCAAGCCAACTTCAAGGGTGCTAAGTTGTTAGGTGCTAGCTTCTTTGATGCAGACCTAACAG GTGCTGATTTATCCGAAACTGATCTCCGAGGTGCAGATTTCTCCTTGGCTAACGTAACAAAG GTGAATTTAACAAACGCTAACTTGGAAGGAGCAACTGCTACTGGAAACACATCATTCAAGGGATCAAACATCACAGGCGCAg ATTTCACTGATGTTCCTCTAAGAGATGATCAACGAGAATACCTTTGCAAAATCGCTGATGG GGTTAATGCGACCACTGGGAATGCCACACGAGACACATTGCTCTGCAACTAA